In Cicer arietinum cultivar CDC Frontier isolate Library 1 chromosome 1, Cicar.CDCFrontier_v2.0, whole genome shotgun sequence, one DNA window encodes the following:
- the LOC101495375 gene encoding calcium-binding protein KRP1, whose amino-acid sequence MELDFGMDFEDYFPSMITRLGAEGFIGELCNGFRLLMDVNKGVITFESLKMNCFMLGLEVRDDELVCMLMEGDLDGDGALNQMEFCILMFRLSPCLMDGPKMCTHQGVDPILM is encoded by the coding sequence ATGGAATTAGATTTTGGCATGGACTTTGAGGATTATTTTCCATCCATGATTACACGTTTAGGGGCAGAAGGGTTTATAGGTGAACTTTGCAATGGGTTTCGTTTGCTTATGGATGTGAACAAAGGTGTTATAACATTTGAGAGCTTGAAGATGAATTGTTTCATGCTTGGTTTAGAAGTGAGGGATGATGAGCTTGTTTGCATGCTAATGGAGGGTGATTTGGATGGAGATGGTGCTTTAAATCAAATGGAGTTTTGCATTCTCATGTTTAGGTTGAGTCCATGTTTGATGGATGGACCTAAAATGTGCACCCATCAAGGTGTGGATCCTATATTAATGTGA